One region of Aureibacillus halotolerans genomic DNA includes:
- a CDS encoding DUF2200 domain-containing protein: MTKHRIYTTSFASVYPHYVTKAEKKGRTKAEVDEIIRWLTGYRQEEVEALLELKTDFETFFAESPQLNPSRTLIKGVVCGVRVEDIEEPTMQEIRYLDKLIDELAKGKAMEKILRKAL; encoded by the coding sequence ATGACCAAACATAGAATTTACACAACAAGTTTCGCCAGTGTCTATCCCCATTATGTGACGAAGGCAGAGAAAAAAGGACGCACAAAAGCAGAGGTTGATGAAATCATTCGCTGGTTGACAGGGTATCGTCAGGAAGAGGTAGAAGCCTTACTAGAATTAAAGACCGATTTTGAGACCTTTTTTGCGGAATCGCCCCAACTGAACCCTTCACGTACGTTGATCAAGGGTGTGGTTTGCGGCGTCCGTGTGGAGGACATTGAAGAGCCTACAATGCAGGAAATTCGCTATTTGGATAAGTTGATTGACGAATTGGCAAAGGGAAAAGCAATGGAGAAGATTTTACGGAAAGCATTGTGA
- a CDS encoding divergent polysaccharide deacetylase family protein: protein MSVTFRMILSFCMLLSPGLNEASAQMVSNEISSAMSGRIPDEQSTKKISIVIDDFGNRMVGTEAILALPIPLTVAVMPFLRSSKEDAEGAHRRGHEVIIHMPMEPNYGKKEWLGPGALTTDLDDAEIRKRVEAAIANIPHAVGMNNHMGSKVTADRRIMAIVMEVCREHGLFYLDSRTTYKSVIPEVAAAYHVPVLSNKLFLDDRYTQGHIQGQLGLLMQHLQEDQDVIAIGHVGPSGKNVASTLRQWSSEVKNKADFVTASQLISPEERELQILP, encoded by the coding sequence ATGTCGGTCACCTTTAGGATGATTTTGTCGTTCTGTATGCTCCTTTCTCCTGGTCTTAATGAGGCATCAGCTCAGATGGTAAGTAATGAGATTTCCTCTGCAATGTCCGGTAGAATACCCGATGAGCAATCGACAAAGAAAATTTCCATCGTCATTGATGATTTTGGCAACAGGATGGTAGGAACGGAAGCCATCTTAGCTCTGCCAATTCCGTTGACTGTCGCGGTGATGCCCTTTCTTCGATCTAGTAAAGAGGATGCAGAAGGAGCACACCGTCGTGGGCACGAAGTCATTATTCATATGCCGATGGAACCAAACTATGGCAAAAAGGAGTGGTTGGGTCCAGGGGCACTTACAACTGATTTAGACGATGCAGAGATTCGCAAACGGGTTGAGGCTGCAATTGCCAACATTCCACATGCGGTTGGGATGAACAATCATATGGGGTCCAAGGTCACTGCCGATCGGCGCATCATGGCGATTGTTATGGAGGTGTGCAGGGAGCACGGGTTATTTTATCTGGACAGTCGGACGACGTACAAATCCGTTATCCCAGAGGTCGCAGCTGCCTATCATGTTCCGGTACTGAGTAACAAGCTCTTCTTAGATGATCGTTACACTCAGGGACATATTCAAGGACAACTGGGACTGTTAATGCAGCACTTGCAAGAAGATCAAGACGTGATTGCCATTGGGCATGTCGGGCCTTCTGGGAAAAATGTTGCATCTACTTTACGCCAATGGTCGTCCGAGGTGAAGAATAAAGCTGATTTTGTGACAGCATCCCAGCTCATTTCCCCAGAGGAACGAGAATTACAGATACTGCCGTAG
- a CDS encoding N-acetylmuramoyl-L-alanine amidase, which translates to MGKSFEWGQQLRLIRLVLIAVILGSSSTNVMAYDSPVESPLPSFQVLIDVGHGGIDGGAVYGELIEKDINLSIAKKLYDQLNSQGISAIVNRNTDYALSEDNRWFPSRSRHKRDLIQRMQLSNEISTDLFISLHVNATKNSTRRGPLVLHQSNELSAYLAQSIQIELNQQQGSARLPKVGKTYYLLNRIKQPAVIVEMGFITNAKDRTMLTDPKEQVKIASAITEGIKHFLLIGE; encoded by the coding sequence ATGGGAAAATCCTTTGAATGGGGACAGCAATTACGTCTTATTCGCCTTGTTTTGATTGCCGTAATTTTAGGGAGTAGTTCCACGAATGTTATGGCGTATGATTCACCGGTGGAAAGTCCATTACCCTCCTTCCAAGTATTAATTGATGTTGGGCACGGTGGCATTGATGGGGGCGCTGTATATGGTGAGTTGATTGAAAAAGACATTAACCTTTCTATTGCGAAAAAATTGTATGATCAGCTGAATAGTCAAGGGATTTCTGCAATCGTAAACCGAAATACAGATTATGCGCTGAGTGAGGATAATCGCTGGTTCCCAAGTCGCTCACGTCATAAGCGTGATTTAATTCAGCGGATGCAATTGTCAAATGAAATTTCTACCGATTTGTTTATCAGTCTCCATGTGAATGCCACTAAAAATAGCACCAGACGCGGGCCTTTAGTTCTTCACCAAAGCAATGAGCTAAGCGCCTACCTTGCTCAAAGCATACAAATTGAACTAAATCAGCAACAAGGATCAGCGAGGCTTCCTAAGGTTGGAAAGACGTATTATTTATTAAATCGGATTAAGCAGCCCGCCGTTATTGTGGAAATGGGATTTATCACAAATGCTAAAGATCGTACGATGTTAACAGATCCCAAGGAGCAAGTAAAAATTGCTTCAGCAATCACCGAAGGTATCAAACATTTTCTACTCATTGGAGAATGA
- a CDS encoding DKNYY domain-containing protein translates to MGESFFIHKDSVVLKKEDNEELFPIKGGIVPDSFGVIYVYKRGWLQFAYLKDRKGVWWFNGAKNKVSFVTTEVDGFRVLDDDYGLDSNHLYLEDKLVPGSAPTSFELLQDSPYFARDKNFLYVKSSNHFHVFDDVDVTTLVAFNAYCTDKDHLFHHYDALSYANESKGEVVDWLRENQPELRGWWHPKYEKSADGADQVAFEWYKTEKEIFYRTEAGVKARKNLRSVYNLVRNADVATFEPLDENFSRDSRAVYYQWRMIKGADPKTFKTLGGRFGRDTSKIYYNGYCVDRADPDSFFPYLSTHYLGIAKDKDHVYRNQYTRTSLPFGHPDNILQPIKGAEAASFELLTESGSWAVDAGRVYLWGSHAKKMDRLSFEHLHEDSPQSWAKDRTGLYNANGRRTVKGIDGRSFVMLNSYWGKDNTSVFCFVTGSIQKTADAETFKVTDDVGGAEDATYQYAIVSGSVKKTKRKRG, encoded by the coding sequence ATGGGAGAGTCTTTTTTCATCCATAAAGATAGTGTCGTCTTGAAGAAAGAAGATAATGAAGAGCTTTTTCCTATTAAAGGCGGTATTGTCCCGGACAGCTTCGGGGTTATTTATGTATATAAGCGTGGTTGGCTGCAATTTGCTTATTTAAAAGATCGCAAAGGCGTCTGGTGGTTTAATGGAGCTAAGAATAAAGTCAGCTTTGTCACCACGGAAGTTGATGGTTTTCGAGTACTTGACGATGATTACGGCCTCGACAGCAATCATCTTTATCTTGAGGACAAGCTCGTTCCAGGTTCGGCCCCTACCAGCTTTGAACTTCTTCAGGATTCTCCTTATTTTGCCCGCGACAAGAACTTCCTTTATGTGAAGAGCAGCAATCATTTTCATGTCTTCGATGATGTTGATGTCACCACACTGGTGGCTTTTAACGCCTATTGTACGGATAAGGATCATCTATTTCATCATTACGATGCTCTTAGTTATGCCAATGAAAGCAAGGGAGAGGTCGTGGATTGGCTACGCGAGAATCAGCCAGAATTACGGGGATGGTGGCACCCGAAATACGAGAAGTCAGCAGACGGTGCAGACCAAGTTGCTTTCGAGTGGTATAAAACCGAAAAGGAGATCTTTTATCGCACTGAGGCAGGCGTTAAAGCTCGTAAGAATCTACGGTCTGTGTACAATCTGGTGCGGAATGCGGATGTGGCGACTTTCGAGCCATTGGATGAGAATTTTTCACGAGACAGCAGGGCGGTCTATTATCAATGGCGTATGATTAAAGGGGCCGATCCGAAGACATTTAAGACGCTTGGCGGTCGGTTTGGTCGAGATACTAGCAAGATCTATTACAACGGTTATTGCGTCGACAGGGCGGATCCCGACAGCTTTTTCCCTTACTTGAGTACCCATTATCTTGGAATCGCTAAGGACAAAGACCATGTATACAGAAATCAGTATACCCGCACAAGTTTGCCGTTCGGTCATCCGGACAATATTCTCCAACCAATCAAAGGTGCAGAAGCGGCCAGCTTTGAATTATTGACGGAGTCAGGAAGTTGGGCTGTCGACGCCGGCAGAGTGTATTTATGGGGAAGTCATGCGAAGAAAATGGATCGTTTAAGCTTTGAACACTTACACGAAGACAGTCCACAAAGCTGGGCGAAAGATCGAACTGGTCTCTATAATGCCAATGGTCGCCGTACTGTCAAGGGGATTGATGGACGGAGCTTCGTAATGCTGAATAGCTATTGGGGCAAAGACAATACATCCGTCTTTTGTTTCGTCACGGGAAGCATACAGAAAACTGCGGATGCCGAAACGTTTAAGGTGACGGATGATGTCGGAGGGGCAGAAGATGCCACATACCAATATGCCATCGTATCTGGGTCTGTCAAAAAAACAAAAAGAAAAAGGGGCTAA
- a CDS encoding alpha/beta fold hydrolase codes for MDLSYDIQGDGSPIVMVHSPGVDSREWQEIVPILAKSRKVITFDCRGCGHSPAPQSPTSLVEDLYNLLKHLGLERVTLVGHSMGGQAVTDFTLAYPSMVERLVVICPALTGFQFSNEFTDWMASVNAAAPDIPKLVDLSLAGLNYRVTMTSKYRDFVREMATQYMTRVFTEWKSFKVIWPDPPAIERLEEIKPDTLFIYGTVEWPDMLKIAEEFKRIPSVQFVEIEGGDHYLTLTHAAEVSRHIQTFIQGE; via the coding sequence ATGGATCTTTCTTATGACATTCAAGGTGACGGCTCTCCGATCGTGATGGTACACAGTCCAGGGGTTGACTCAAGGGAGTGGCAAGAAATCGTCCCGATACTAGCGAAATCTAGGAAAGTGATTACCTTCGACTGCCGAGGATGCGGTCATTCTCCAGCTCCTCAATCCCCCACTAGCTTAGTTGAAGATTTGTACAACCTGCTTAAACATTTAGGGCTGGAACGCGTGACGCTCGTTGGACATTCTATGGGAGGACAAGCTGTCACGGATTTCACCCTCGCTTACCCTTCCATGGTCGAACGTCTTGTCGTCATTTGCCCCGCTTTAACCGGATTTCAATTTTCTAATGAATTCACAGATTGGATGGCTTCGGTAAATGCCGCAGCTCCGGATATCCCCAAGCTGGTTGACTTGTCCTTGGCTGGACTGAATTATCGTGTCACGATGACCAGCAAATACCGAGATTTTGTTCGTGAAATGGCAACGCAATACATGACCCGCGTCTTTACGGAATGGAAAAGCTTCAAAGTCATTTGGCCAGACCCCCCTGCTATTGAGAGGTTAGAGGAGATAAAACCGGATACACTTTTCATTTATGGTACAGTTGAATGGCCAGATATGCTTAAAATTGCTGAAGAGTTTAAACGAATTCCCTCGGTTCAATTTGTGGAAATTGAAGGCGGAGATCACTATCTTACGTTGACCCACGCTGCAGAAGTGTCTCGTCACATTCAAACATTCATTCAAGGAGAATAA
- a CDS encoding TetR/AcrR family transcriptional regulator yields the protein MPRTREENDRIRQETSEKIRTAAMDIFIERGYHDASIDDIANKARVSKGLLYNYYKGKEALLATMVQHRIDEIDEVMRSATTLDPPSEQLRYIVDGALNGVKRNPEVYRFYLHLQTQPKEDLVLFKQSQLLNDAMAQQFELQCDIFMAMGVPHPRMQSLYFSSTLHGMMFMLTAYPNSYPVTHMKKQIIEQFCNVNDML from the coding sequence ATGCCACGTACCCGAGAAGAAAATGATCGCATTCGTCAGGAAACGAGTGAGAAAATCCGTACCGCTGCAATGGATATATTCATCGAGCGTGGCTATCATGACGCTTCGATTGACGATATTGCGAACAAGGCCAGAGTTTCCAAAGGCTTGCTTTACAATTATTACAAAGGGAAAGAAGCTCTGCTCGCAACCATGGTACAGCACCGAATTGACGAGATTGATGAAGTCATGCGTTCGGCTACAACACTTGACCCTCCTTCTGAGCAATTGAGGTACATCGTGGACGGAGCACTTAACGGCGTGAAGCGTAATCCCGAAGTGTACCGCTTCTATTTGCACCTCCAAACACAACCAAAAGAAGACTTGGTCTTATTCAAGCAAAGTCAGCTACTGAATGACGCCATGGCTCAGCAATTCGAACTGCAATGTGATATTTTTATGGCTATGGGAGTACCCCATCCACGTATGCAATCGCTATATTTTTCTTCAACGCTCCATGGCATGATGTTCATGCTGACGGCTTACCCCAATAGTTACCCGGTAACACATATGAAAAAACAGATCATCGAACAGTTTTGTAATGTGAATGACATGTTGTAA
- a CDS encoding MerR family transcriptional regulator, translated as MIYSIGELINRIKISRRTLHYYDEIGLLKPTISRENGYRYYDESAVLKLQTILSLKSMDFSLDEIKELFDTTPETSDTPDDPWMPLLQMQIDQATRKIDDLKRKQFILRSVSHTLVMSGKRVDEDIFQLMKKIESPHFVEGEIPATFPKEVFSDDEIRVLERLPLIGSEDPRVAETIHLIKQTRSAMHKGIEQAEEDRLAHLWANCISKWFDGDLALQNKYFTFIDSASKEKPIVFGLDDEVIRFIDQLMNTTQQREESEHES; from the coding sequence ATGATTTATTCCATAGGCGAACTGATCAATAGAATTAAGATTAGCAGGAGAACACTCCATTATTATGATGAAATCGGCTTACTGAAACCAACAATATCAAGAGAAAATGGGTACCGTTATTATGATGAAAGTGCCGTCCTGAAACTGCAGACAATCCTTTCACTGAAATCAATGGATTTTTCTCTTGATGAGATCAAAGAATTGTTTGATACAACTCCGGAGACGTCCGATACGCCAGATGACCCTTGGATGCCGTTGCTACAAATGCAAATTGACCAGGCCACTAGGAAAATTGACGATTTGAAGAGAAAGCAATTCATTCTCAGAAGCGTTAGCCATACGTTGGTGATGTCGGGAAAGAGGGTAGATGAAGACATTTTTCAATTGATGAAAAAAATTGAAAGTCCTCATTTTGTGGAGGGAGAAATACCTGCGACATTTCCTAAAGAAGTATTTTCCGACGACGAAATCAGAGTGCTTGAGCGTCTTCCTTTAATCGGGAGTGAGGATCCTCGCGTTGCAGAGACCATTCATTTAATCAAGCAGACGCGATCGGCAATGCACAAGGGGATAGAACAGGCCGAAGAAGATCGTTTAGCTCATCTCTGGGCAAATTGCATTTCAAAGTGGTTTGACGGTGATTTGGCATTACAAAATAAATATTTTACCTTTATTGATTCTGCCAGCAAGGAGAAGCCGATCGTCTTCGGGCTTGATGATGAAGTCATTCGATTTATCGATCAATTGATGAATACCACACAACAGAGAGAGGAATCTGAACATGAATCTTGA
- a CDS encoding GAP family protein, giving the protein MWVTVAGLALLDSLSFASIVMTLVMLLSSSYSPLRMMTYLLTVSFFYFILGTLLNLGFDSLLQSQFSEWRSSSIMPYIQVTSGIALILLSIWLDKKPRKSSSKISRFKPKNTFASMVKLGFLVALIESMTMLPFLSFVGIVTASELTFFEWGPQLAAYVLIMIAPPTILVALKTLIGTKVDSLLVQINRKIAPFVNGAVSTVACIAGLYLIADVIAK; this is encoded by the coding sequence ATGTGGGTCACGGTGGCGGGTTTAGCCTTGTTAGATAGTCTAAGTTTTGCTTCAATTGTTATGACATTAGTTATGCTTTTATCATCTTCTTACTCGCCGCTTCGAATGATGACGTACTTGCTGACGGTTTCATTTTTTTATTTTATTCTAGGCACCCTTCTTAATCTAGGGTTCGATTCCCTGCTTCAATCCCAGTTTTCTGAATGGAGGTCATCCTCAATAATGCCTTACATCCAAGTCACTTCTGGGATCGCTTTGATTCTACTGAGTATTTGGCTAGATAAGAAACCTAGGAAATCTTCTTCAAAGATAAGCAGATTCAAACCTAAAAATACATTTGCTTCCATGGTAAAGTTGGGGTTCTTGGTAGCACTTATTGAGTCGATGACGATGCTTCCATTTCTATCTTTTGTAGGGATTGTCACAGCGAGTGAACTGACTTTCTTTGAATGGGGCCCACAACTGGCAGCCTATGTGCTTATAATGATTGCACCTCCTACGATTCTGGTAGCTCTAAAAACGCTTATCGGGACAAAGGTCGATTCATTATTAGTGCAAATCAACCGTAAAATCGCTCCTTTTGTGAATGGAGCTGTGAGTACAGTGGCGTGCATTGCCGGACTTTATTTAATTGCCGACGTGATCGCCAAGTAA
- a CDS encoding RNA polymerase sigma-70 factor gives MGEYAISTVKAYTEWKPMLTGLAYRMLGSMMDAEDIVQDVFISWEKTPQEHVRHPKSYLCRMVTNRCLDYLKSAAYRREQYIGEWLPEPIITNHNAETDPSDAFVAKESLTTAYLILLQQLSVTERMVFLLREVLRYDYDDIADIVDKSSVNCRQIFRRAKRSLGDIPEQPLTLSSKQQALVEQFTQALQSENTDQLLDLLSPEAIVYFDAGGKALAPLRPIFGPERISRLFAGIVSDAPPDYRFALCEVNGQPGAIAYTGTQVFAAISFQYCGNYIEAIYIVMNPEKLQRL, from the coding sequence ATGGGGGAATATGCGATTAGCACAGTAAAAGCATACACAGAATGGAAGCCGATGCTGACTGGGCTGGCGTATCGTATGCTCGGCAGTATGATGGATGCAGAAGATATTGTTCAGGACGTCTTTATCTCTTGGGAAAAGACACCACAGGAGCACGTCCGACATCCCAAATCATATTTATGCAGAATGGTGACAAACCGTTGTCTTGATTATTTAAAATCAGCGGCATATCGACGTGAACAATATATTGGTGAATGGCTGCCTGAACCCATCATTACAAATCATAACGCAGAAACCGATCCTTCCGATGCGTTTGTAGCTAAAGAATCGCTCACAACGGCCTATCTTATACTTTTACAGCAGCTCTCAGTAACGGAACGGATGGTCTTTCTTCTTCGTGAAGTGCTGCGCTATGATTACGATGATATTGCGGACATTGTGGATAAAAGCAGCGTCAATTGTCGGCAAATTTTTCGCAGGGCAAAACGGAGCCTGGGAGATATTCCTGAACAGCCGTTGACGCTGTCATCCAAACAGCAAGCGCTGGTGGAACAATTCACCCAAGCGTTACAATCCGAAAATACCGATCAGCTCCTGGACTTACTGTCACCGGAAGCCATTGTGTATTTTGATGCCGGTGGTAAAGCGCTCGCACCTCTTCGTCCCATTTTTGGCCCCGAGCGGATCAGCCGTCTCTTTGCGGGCATTGTGTCTGATGCTCCCCCTGATTATCGGTTTGCACTTTGTGAAGTGAATGGTCAACCTGGTGCGATTGCCTATACGGGAACTCAGGTGTTTGCTGCCATTTCGTTTCAATACTGCGGTAATTACATTGAAGCAATTTATATTGTTATGAATCCGGAGAAGCTACAGCGTCTTTAG
- a CDS encoding phytoene desaturase family protein — protein sequence MKTYDIAIVGGGLAGLTASVYLARAGFSVVLLEKSAQIGGRAITIRKNGVLFNLGIHALYQGGAAEQVLNELNVKVEGGAPASKAGIVWNDRFHAFPGNGLSLLTSKLFSGAALMELGKLIFSLGKTDLNHLPPMSLREWAEESISDPMVRHFIYAVCRANSFVPDPDAHLAAPGIRQLQRSFRRKAFYVDHGWGFIVKGLEQKAIQEGVTVLKQQNVKQIAFDGVKHTIHVADGETLRVNDVVMAAGLRESLRLFKGAEQTSLSRWGDDSQPIFAACLDIALHKLPKPDLNRSAVFFLGQPLFLVTPSNFSKASDDGSAIVQVVKHLGTDRGESNPKQDEKQLEKALDLIQPGWRSEVAARQFLPRMTVVHGFNSVNTPSKAIGPAVPEIPGLYVAGDWVGHGELLADTAFASGKRAAEAIILRHEHESKSRSKTI from the coding sequence TTGAAGACGTATGATATCGCGATCGTCGGCGGAGGGCTGGCAGGGCTGACTGCTTCCGTCTATTTAGCAAGAGCCGGTTTCTCTGTTGTTCTGTTAGAGAAGTCCGCGCAAATCGGCGGGCGTGCTATAACCATCAGGAAGAATGGGGTTTTATTTAATTTAGGAATTCACGCCCTTTACCAAGGCGGGGCTGCAGAGCAGGTGTTAAACGAATTGAATGTGAAGGTGGAGGGAGGAGCACCAGCCTCTAAAGCAGGCATCGTATGGAATGATCGGTTTCATGCGTTTCCTGGCAATGGCCTTTCCTTGTTAACCTCTAAACTTTTTTCTGGCGCGGCATTGATGGAGCTGGGGAAATTGATTTTTTCGTTAGGCAAAACGGATCTCAATCATTTACCGCCGATGAGCCTGCGAGAGTGGGCAGAGGAATCCATTAGCGACCCCATGGTGCGCCATTTCATCTATGCGGTTTGCCGGGCGAATTCCTTTGTGCCCGATCCGGATGCACATCTGGCTGCGCCTGGTATTAGACAGCTTCAACGCTCATTCAGAAGAAAAGCATTTTACGTTGACCATGGCTGGGGATTCATCGTAAAAGGATTGGAACAAAAGGCCATTCAGGAAGGCGTGACAGTCCTGAAGCAGCAAAATGTAAAGCAGATTGCTTTTGATGGGGTAAAACATACCATCCATGTAGCCGATGGTGAAACATTGCGTGTGAATGATGTGGTCATGGCAGCGGGATTAAGGGAAAGTTTAAGACTCTTCAAAGGAGCAGAACAAACCTCCTTAAGCCGCTGGGGGGACGATTCGCAGCCTATTTTCGCTGCTTGTCTTGATATTGCTTTGCACAAGCTGCCTAAGCCAGATTTGAACCGGAGCGCTGTGTTTTTTTTGGGTCAGCCGCTATTTTTAGTAACTCCCTCAAACTTTTCCAAAGCAAGTGACGATGGGTCAGCCATCGTGCAAGTGGTGAAGCACCTCGGTACAGATAGAGGAGAAAGCAATCCAAAGCAGGATGAAAAACAATTGGAAAAGGCACTTGACCTCATACAGCCTGGCTGGCGTAGTGAGGTGGCAGCCCGCCAATTTTTGCCGCGTATGACAGTGGTCCATGGCTTTAACTCGGTCAACACACCTTCCAAAGCGATCGGCCCGGCGGTTCCAGAAATTCCAGGTCTTTATGTGGCAGGCGATTGGGTCGGACATGGAGAACTGTTAGCAGATACCGCATTTGCAAGTGGAAAACGGGCAGCGGAAGCGATTATACTGCGTCACGAACATGAGAGTAAAAGCAGGTCAAAAACTATATGA
- a CDS encoding DUF418 domain-containing protein, translating into MYNRKESTLPTVRGDRIVELDIIRGVALLGILLANMPLFSYPYPYFELLHVSLWNDSWNRFIMLFLNVAVVNKFITIFSFLFGLGFIIFMERLKLRGERPVVRYVRRLLFLMLLGVLHSTYIWYGDILLIYSVFGFILLLFRNRSPKVLLNCGVALLLVSALLLALQTFAFDNRLAIELAPAEQLEQAADQSITVYQTGSFAEMINQRSTDSDIISVSMFYTAILSLGMFFIGAYAGKRGYFRELDKHRQTVKSAWIWSAAIGLPFLAIQFALKYTIDSTHTGLNLAQVPALLIASPAIAIFYITSLLLLLRTALGQRVLAPFAAVGRMALTNYLLQSIICITIFYSFGFGLFAQVSPWYGLLLAIAIYGLQLVLSNLWLKRYPFGPLEWLWRTATYGKLGANRKR; encoded by the coding sequence AGTCGACGCTACCGACTGTCCGTGGTGACAGGATTGTGGAACTGGACATCATTCGCGGGGTCGCATTGCTAGGGATTTTGTTGGCAAATATGCCCTTGTTTTCTTACCCGTATCCTTATTTTGAACTGTTGCATGTATCTCTTTGGAACGATAGTTGGAATCGCTTCATCATGTTATTTTTGAATGTTGCCGTAGTAAACAAATTTATTACGATTTTCTCTTTTCTGTTCGGGTTAGGCTTTATCATCTTCATGGAACGGCTTAAACTGCGCGGAGAAAGACCGGTGGTGCGATATGTCAGGCGGCTGTTGTTTCTTATGCTGCTGGGCGTTCTCCACAGCACTTATATTTGGTACGGGGACATTCTACTGATCTATAGTGTATTTGGCTTTATATTGTTGTTGTTCCGCAATCGTTCTCCCAAAGTGCTTCTCAACTGTGGAGTAGCTCTACTACTCGTTTCTGCTTTACTGCTAGCCTTGCAAACATTTGCTTTCGACAACAGGTTGGCCATTGAGTTGGCACCTGCAGAGCAATTGGAGCAAGCGGCAGACCAATCAATTACCGTATACCAAACGGGTAGCTTCGCTGAGATGATCAACCAACGCTCGACGGACTCCGATATCATCTCGGTCAGCATGTTTTATACCGCTATCTTGTCTCTCGGCATGTTCTTCATTGGTGCTTATGCAGGCAAACGAGGCTACTTCCGTGAGCTCGACAAGCATAGGCAAACGGTTAAGTCAGCATGGATCTGGAGCGCGGCAATCGGCCTGCCCTTTCTTGCCATTCAGTTTGCGCTAAAATATACGATCGATAGTACCCATACAGGGCTGAATCTTGCACAAGTTCCCGCTCTACTGATCGCAAGTCCGGCGATCGCCATCTTCTATATAACTTCGCTGCTGCTTCTGCTGAGAACTGCTCTTGGGCAGCGAGTGCTCGCTCCTTTCGCGGCGGTTGGTCGTATGGCACTGACGAACTATTTGCTGCAATCCATCATTTGCATAACGATTTTTTACAGCTTTGGATTCGGCTTGTTCGCGCAAGTAAGTCCTTGGTATGGTCTTCTGTTGGCGATCGCCATCTATGGGCTCCAGCTTGTATTGAGCAATTTATGGCTGAAACGATATCCCTTTGGACCGTTAGAATGGCTGTGGCGCACGGCGACTTACGGTAAGCTCGGAGCCAACAGGAAAAGATAA